The sequence ATAAAAGCATTGACTAAAATCAATGCTTTTTCTTGCTTATAGGCAATGGCGTAAGGCTATGCCCTAGCGTAGCTTTGCACTGCTGTTCCCTATTCAGCTGAAAAGGAAATTGCTTCAAAAATTAAAGCGGTAGCCAATCAAAAGTTTGTGATTTCTGTGGCGAGTCCTCTGAATGAGACCTACAACGGATTCATTTAAGCTGCAGATACGAGTGCAACAGAAGAATTACAAAAGCAAGTTGATTCAATAATCAACAAAAAAAATCAATACAAAAAAAATAAAACAATCAAATAACTAATAAAAACAAAAAAGATGAAAAAACTATTGAGCATCAACAATTCTTCCAACACAACAGATCTGGCTTTATTGATTGCAAGAGCTGGAATCGCAGTATTAATGTTAACGCACGGCATACCCAAATTGACGATGTTGTTTTCTGGAGCACCGGTTCAATTTCCACCTGTTATGGGCATGAGTTCAGAATTATCGCTTAGCCTTACTGTATTTGCAGAAGTTATTTGTTCAATATTGATTTTAGTGGGCTTTGCAACTCGTTTGGCAGTTGTTCCATTAATAGTTACCATGATGGTAGCTGCGCTGTTAATTCATGCTAACGATCCATTTGGCAAACAAGAGCCATCCTTGCAGTACTTATTGGTTTACTTGGTATTGTTGTTGGGCGGTAGTGGTAAATATTCAACTGATTACTTATTGAAAATGAGCAAATAATGAATTGTGATCCCATTACAGGTTATTGTGAAATCCCAAAGGATTTTGAGCATAACAATATTGATAGAAAAGAAAAGCCTATTAAGCTTTTATATTTTACTGACCCAATCTGTTCTTCCTGCTGGGGAATTGATCCTCAACTTAGAAAGTTAAAACAGGAATATGGACACTATTTTGATATAGAATATCGGATGGGTGGATTGTTAAAAAGTTGGAAGGAGTATGGTGGTTCAGATGTGAGTGGTCCAAGTTCCGTTGCACAACATTGGCAGGAAGCAAGTCACTATTACCAGATGCCAATTGATGGGAAAGTATGGCTAAATGATCCGTTAGATTCCTCTTATCCTCCTTCCATTGCATTCAAAGCAGCTCAAATGCAGGATAAGCAAAAGGCAGAGCAGTTTCTAAGAAGGATTAAGGAAATGGTTTTCACTGAGCAAAAAAATATAAGCAAATTGGAACATTTGGTACAAGCAGCTAAGGATTCAGGTTTAGATCATATTCAGTTTAAATATGACTTTAGAAATACTGCCAAAATATTATTTGAAGATGATCTTAGGATGGCAAAAGATTGGGGTGTAAGAGGATTTCCCACGATTTATTTTATTGATGCTGACGACAATCGGTTTAAAGTGTATGGTAGTAAACCATATGAAGTGTATGAATCCGCTTTACTAAGATTAATTAATCAGCCTTTAGAAAAACAGGCATCTATTTCATATATAGATATTTTCAAATTCTATAGTACGGTTACTCTTAAGGAATTTGAAGTTTTCTACAATTTGAACACTCAAGAAGCGATGGCTACATTAGCAAATTTGGTTGAAAACAAGAAACTTATCAAAATTGAAATCGGTAATGGATTTATATGGAAAGAAGTAAATTTATAATATCCATCCTCTTAACATCAGCAGCCATGACCACTTTATCACAGTTTAAAAACTTCACAGAAGCATTACCTCAAAATGGATATTTAATGCCTGTTCTTTTTATAGGACATGGATCTCCCATGAATGGGATCGAAGACACGCAATTTAGTAGAGGCTGGAAAAAGATGGCGGAAGAAATACCCACACCTACAGCTGTGCTAGTGGTTTCTGCGCATTGGTTTACGCGTGGAACGCAAATTACTGCCATGGATTTCCCTAAAACCATTCACGATTTTGGGGGCTTTCCACAAGCTTTATTTGATGTGCAATACAACGCTCCTGGAAATCCTGCTTTGGCGAAAGAAACAGCATCTATGATTGTGTCAACACAAGTAGAGTTGGATCACGATTGGGGACTAGATCATGGAACCTGGACAGTTGTGAGGCATATGTATCCTGAAGCCAATATTCCTGTTTTGCAATTAAGCATTGACTATACAAAGGGCCCGAAGTTTCACTATGATTTAGCAAAGGAATTATATGCCCTTAGAAAGAAAGGCGTTTTGATTATTGGTAGTGGAAATATGGTACACAATTTAAGAATGGTAGCCTGGGATAAATTAAATGAAGATCAATATGGATATGATTGGGCCATTCAAATCAATAGCCAGTTTAAATCATTTATTGAATCCGGGGACCATGCACCCTTAATTAATTACACCCAATTAGGGAGAGAAGCTTTATTAGCTATACCTACTCCTGAACATTATTTGCCATTAATGTACACATTAGGAGTAGGCACAAGCAAGGATCAAATTTCTTTTTTCAATGACAAAGCAGTAGGAGGATCATTAACCATGACCTCGGTTAAAATTGGATAAAGATCTTGATATAAGATTTCGAATCTACTTCGATATAGATGCGTTAATCAAAATTCTTTTTTTGATTTTTAAAATTTAGCCTGTAGCGAAACAAAAAAAGTTCTTCCATCACCAGGTAATGCACCCGGGCCTGGATAACCCCCTGCTCTTCTGGTAAAATATCTTGTGTCAAATAGATTGTTTAGCCCTCCTTTAATATTGAGTTTATTATTCATCTTATAGGTCAGGGTAATATCTGTTATATCATAGGCAGGGATCAAACCATTGTTTCCATTGGCCGTTGGAGTAACAGTGTTGTTGGCATCACTGAACACTTGTCCAACATGACTGTATTGCCAGGTAATCAACCATTTATTATAGCCTACGGTTATACCGGTTCTGATGATATGCTCAGGGGCATTTTCAACACGCTTCCCTTTAGTATTGGCATCTTTATGATTACCGCTATATCTGGCATCTGTATAACCATAGGAACTAAAAATAATCAAGTCAAAAACAGTTGGCGCTTTAAAAGCTCTCGCAGGATTAAATTCCAGATAGCTTTCAATTCCTTTGCTGGTGCTTGCTCCAACATTGGTGATTAAGCGGCTATTTGTTCCACTGGTTGTAATAACACCTACGCGATTGTTGTACTGAAGTAGGAATCCGCTGATATCAAACTGTAAAAAGGTTTTAATTTTTCCTCTGTACCCTATATCAAAATTATAACCTTTGGAATCTCTCAAGTCAGGGTCTACAATATCTGTGGTAGGTGGAGCTTGTAAATTAGCGAATTGAATGGGTCGATAAGCCTGGGAGTAATTGGCATATATTTCTGTTGTATTGGTAACATGGTATTCAGCACCAATGCCAGCTAAAATAAAGCTTCTGCTTCTGCTAATATTTTGTAAACGAATTTCATTCCCATTGTTAGAGAAACCATTTCTTCCTGATGCTGATCCTTGTAGCCATTCGTATCTGATTCCGGGTATGATGATTAGTTTTTCATTTATCCGGAAAATATTTTCTACAAATGCTGCTACATTCTTTGATTTGAAAACAATGTCTCTTGGATGCTGGCCACTGATACTGATATCATAATTCATACCAGTTGACCCAATTCCATCAGATTGTCTGCTGGTAGTTCCTGTAAATAAACGGATCCCAGCCGACACATTGTTTTTCATTTTGCCTAAAGTGTAGCTAGTTAGTATTCGACTTTCCAACCCGTAATTTCTGTATTGATCTAAGCTGACTGTTCTTGGATTATAATTGCCAGTGATAGGATTGATGGTATCTCTAACAGTAACCGGTAACATGAATCCAACGCTGTTTCTGTCTCCGAATGTGGCAAATATTTTTGTGTTCCATCTTGTGTTTTCATTAATCTGGTAATTTGCAATGAATGCAGGCGTAGTCCAGCTTACGTCAAACCAGTTTCTGCTTCTAAGACTTTCTTGTGCATTCTGTCTGATTTGAGCATCGGTCAATCCCCCCGGCTGCTGAGAACGCATATTTGATCGCATGATTTCAGCAGTTAATGAAAATCTACTGCTAAACTGATAAGTGATAGTTGCGAATCCGGAATTATTATAGAAGCGACTATTGTTTCTCCATCCATTTCCTTCTCGGTGATCAAAGAATGAGTAATAATGAATTTTACCTTTTTGTCCTCCAATGGCGTTATAGGAATTAAATAAACCATTACTTCCAAAGCTCTGTTGTGTTTCTAATTCAATGGGTTTGTTTATTTCACTGCCGTTTCGAAGAATATAATTGATTAATCCTCCAAACTGGGGCCCATATTGTAATGATCCCTGACCTCTAACCACTTCAATTCTTTGTACCGCCTGTAACTGGGGGTTATAGTAAGCTTCCGGATAACCATAAGGGTCAGCTGCAATATCGTATCCATTTTGTCTGACATTGAATTCCCAGCTTCTATTAGGACTTAAACCTCTTGCTGCAATTCCAATTTGAATGCCACTAGGGTCACTTTCCCATACATGTATACCGGGTATTTTAGCCATCAC is a genomic window of Sediminibacterium sp. TEGAF015 containing:
- a CDS encoding DoxX family protein codes for the protein MKKLLSINNSSNTTDLALLIARAGIAVLMLTHGIPKLTMLFSGAPVQFPPVMGMSSELSLSLTVFAEVICSILILVGFATRLAVVPLIVTMMVAALLIHANDPFGKQEPSLQYLLVYLVLLLGGSGKYSTDYLLKMSK
- a CDS encoding TonB-dependent receptor family protein, producing MRGIAVFALVAMSLISNGQNTISVNDTISVTDTIASKNLPDITVVGRNSKSDYQQMPEIVGTNIYAGKKNALIVMDNVQGNVVNNTMRQVMAKIPGIHVWESDPSGIQIGIAARGLSPNRSWEFNVRQNGYDIAADPYGYPEAYYNPQLQAVQRIEVVRGQGSLQYGPQFGGLINYILRNGSEINKPIELETQQSFGSNGLFNSYNAIGGQKGKIHYYSFFDHREGNGWRNNSRFYNNSGFATITYQFSSRFSLTAEIMRSNMRSQQPGGLTDAQIRQNAQESLRSRNWFDVSWTTPAFIANYQINENTRWNTKIFATFGDRNSVGFMLPVTVRDTINPITGNYNPRTVSLDQYRNYGLESRILTSYTLGKMKNNVSAGIRLFTGTTSRQSDGIGSTGMNYDISISGQHPRDIVFKSKNVAAFVENIFRINEKLIIIPGIRYEWLQGSASGRNGFSNNGNEIRLQNISRSRSFILAGIGAEYHVTNTTEIYANYSQAYRPIQFANLQAPPTTDIVDPDLRDSKGYNFDIGYRGKIKTFLQFDISGFLLQYNNRVGVITTSGTNSRLITNVGASTSKGIESYLEFNPARAFKAPTVFDLIIFSSYGYTDARYSGNHKDANTKGKRVENAPEHIIRTGITVGYNKWLITWQYSHVGQVFSDANNTVTPTANGNNGLIPAYDITDITLTYKMNNKLNIKGGLNNLFDTRYFTRRAGGYPGPGALPGDGRTFFVSLQAKF
- a CDS encoding DsbA family protein, which gives rise to MNCDPITGYCEIPKDFEHNNIDRKEKPIKLLYFTDPICSSCWGIDPQLRKLKQEYGHYFDIEYRMGGLLKSWKEYGGSDVSGPSSVAQHWQEASHYYQMPIDGKVWLNDPLDSSYPPSIAFKAAQMQDKQKAEQFLRRIKEMVFTEQKNISKLEHLVQAAKDSGLDHIQFKYDFRNTAKILFEDDLRMAKDWGVRGFPTIYFIDADDNRFKVYGSKPYEVYESALLRLINQPLEKQASISYIDIFKFYSTVTLKEFEVFYNLNTQEAMATLANLVENKKLIKIEIGNGFIWKEVNL
- the ygiD gene encoding 4,5-DOPA-extradiol-dioxygenase, which translates into the protein MERSKFIISILLTSAAMTTLSQFKNFTEALPQNGYLMPVLFIGHGSPMNGIEDTQFSRGWKKMAEEIPTPTAVLVVSAHWFTRGTQITAMDFPKTIHDFGGFPQALFDVQYNAPGNPALAKETASMIVSTQVELDHDWGLDHGTWTVVRHMYPEANIPVLQLSIDYTKGPKFHYDLAKELYALRKKGVLIIGSGNMVHNLRMVAWDKLNEDQYGYDWAIQINSQFKSFIESGDHAPLINYTQLGREALLAIPTPEHYLPLMYTLGVGTSKDQISFFNDKAVGGSLTMTSVKIG